The window ATACATAAGGCAGCTATGGTGCAGAAACCACCATTGAGGAACGACTTATTTCTACCAGGCAGGATGGTAAACTGTTTTTAGTTACTTCTCTTGATTTTTAAAAGTGCTTCTCTCATTTTTTCGTATACATGTATTTTTTAGTAAATTGTGTTCGCGCATTTTTAGTTAATTTGCAGAAATACATCGCTGCAAAGTAACACTTTTTTGTGAGCAACGCTACACTGTTATTGGGATTTTAAGCAACGCTTTGGGCTAAGTTTTTGTTCGATTAAAGTCTTATACAAAAATGTATAAGGACCAAACTTTTTTACGACAATGCTGTTCATAATTCTGTGGCAAAATGCATGTTTTTTACCATTTCATCAAATTGCCAAGCAGCATTACCTTCCAATACGAATACTTATccgtatttttgtaaaaaaacattagtAATATATTTGATTATCTTCAGCAATATCAAAATCTTTTGACATGATCTGATACCATGGTGGCTCATCGGTGACttcatctattttttttatttaaactgagcTCGTAACTGTATTTACAACTTATTTTCTACACAATCATTAAACAGAGAACCCAATAACAACACAAAAGAATACTTtattaataatttgaaaaacacgCCGACTCAGACAATAGCATTAGTCCTTCAAAATcatatgttttataattttttaggcATATGTGTTTAATTTGGACGACGAGTACGATGAGTCTGATATTCCAACGACAACAATTCGTAGCAAAGCAGACTGTCCACTGATTGAAGTAAATGACATCTCGTAATTTTTTGGATGCCACTGTAGAGtggtatatcacgtggttactTGGGTTAGTGTTTCTTTACTTTATCTTtgtctgttttctttttttagaatcaGACAACTTTGACAACAAATGATATCGTCATCAACAAGCTTACGCAAATTTTGTCCTACTTGCGACAAGGGGTACGAGCTTCTAAGAAACTTAAGAAGAGAGAAAAAGAGCTCATCCGTGGTAGGTTACTGCTGCGCTTATATTTCCAATTTCTTTAGTATTCTGTAATATTAAGACATGTTTTTTGTTCAAAACAGTTGCACGCAGCTTTGTTTTGGTCCCCGCGTGGGATATGCGCGAAATATATTCCCGGCGATTTTTTTGTGagcttatttatattttttaattttagctgGTAAAGATCCTCGGATGGAAGAAAGGTATTGCTGTTTATGCCTCttaggggctgtttatatgagagGCGGGACGGGACGATTGCCGGGACGGGACGTTTGCGGGATGATTTTATCCCGCCTTTATATGGAAAAAAGTGCGCCGGGACGATTTCACAACACAAGcgccaaatttaaatttttctaaagtATAATGGCGCGTCAaaacgaaaataaaacaaaattgcaagcgaataaacagatttttttaacatcatcAACATTGTTGTTGCAGCTCAATACATTGTTAATGATTTTAGCACTTCAATACACTCACTATAGAACTCTTTTAACTACATCACTTTTGAGTGGAAGCAAAAGAAACTGTtggataaaaaaacagaaagcaTTGAAAGAGCAGAGGAAAAACAGAATTCCTCGTTCAACATGGTTCAAACAAGGACGAGTGGAACAGTGGTGGTTGAACATGTTTTTTGATGTTCTTCCTGAGGAGGATTGGAAAAAGAACTTCAGAATGACAAAGGCTATGTTTACTGATTTAGTAGATCAAATACGCATATGGATTACTCCTGACAACACATCTCCAAATTATCGAGCCTTGTctgcagaaaaaaaagttgcagtAACGTTGTACTACTTGAAAGACACAGGATCTTTGTCAATGACAGCAAACACTTTTGGCCTGCACATATCTACGGTGTCAAAAGTCATAAGAGATGTTTGTAACTGCATAACTTACAAGCTTGGACCAAAATACATAGCCCTGCCAAAAACGAAAGAAGAGATGCTTGAAAAAGTAGGAGAATTTGAGGCCAAATTTGGAATGACGCAAGCTTTTGGCTGCATAGATGGCACCCACGTACAAATTTTACGACCTAGTGAACATTCACAAGattatttttcttacaaaatgtatttttcgCTTAACGTTCAGGCAGTATGCGATTTCCGTGGCTATTTCATGGATTGTGATTGTAGGTGGCCAGGCAGTGTACATGACGCGAAGGTGTTCGCCAACTCAAATATTGCTGCTAAACTTAAAGATGAGGAAATACCCATTACTTATGAGGACATCCTGCCAGGCCGAGCCAAAGTTCCAAACTATTTGATTGGTGACCCTGCATACCCCTTGACACCGTACTGTATGAAAGAGTACCATAGTTGTTCAACAAATGCTCAAGTGTGATTTAACAACATGCTCCGGTCAGCAAGAAACCCAGTCGAGTGTGCTTTTGGACGCTTAAAAACCAGATGGGGTTTTTTAGCAAAGAAAGttgatttaaaaatagattttgttCCTGTGGCAGTCTATGCATGTTTTGTGCTGCACAATATATGTGAACTTAACAAATGTGTTATTGACCCTGATTTGGTGAAAATTGAAATAGAAAAGCATAAAGCAGAGACACAACAATTAGATTACTCTGTGTATTTAGGAAATCTTGCAGAGGGTGATGTTGTACGGGAAGTAATAACAACTTTTATACAGGACAGTCTTCCATActaacaattatatatatatatatatacaatatatacaaaaaatgtaaagattTATAAAGTATTGCATGTTCTGTAAAAGGAAATGATAAAGGCTAAATTCAAACATTCGCAcattaatttcaataaaaagttttttctgaTACTGCTAAAGATTTAAAAGCCTATTATGCTCAATGTAACTcacagtgaaaatatttttgtttgttgttaatttttgttaaaaatctacGGATTTGAACGTTTTGGGCATATAGTTTGCTGGGCAACTAACATAACATAAATGTTTAGGCAATCAACATAATATAACTTTTAGGTTTGTCTGTGAACATAAACTTGCATTAATGTAATTGTTCCTGAAACACTCTCTGAACTATatacacatgttttttttttcgtatcATTCCCTCATTAATGATTGATAATAACCACCGCCACTGGGATCGTTGGgacttatgttgttgttttgggTTACGATGCTTGAGACGACATTACAATTTGGATTTATATGCTGAAAATGGTGACGTCTACCATAGCTTTCATAATTTTGTGAGCTTGGACCTGCTTGCTGGCTGAATGATTGTGCCATCAGCTGCATGGAGTGTGACATAGTTTCGCTAATTTGCAACATAGCCTGGCTTATATTATTAAGTGCAGCTGTAAAGGACTCATTAGAATTTTTAATCATCTCTTGGAGCTCTTTACGATCAGATCTTTCTTCTTTTGCTTCTCTCAACAGTAAGGTATCACGCTGAGCAGATGACAACTttctctcaagttgttttcttttattatcaATAAGTTTTGGCACTGCTGATGTAGTTTTTGGTGTGGAAGTAACAATGCATGAATTTTTCGAGACTGACTGATCACTTGATGACAAGCTCAAATTATTGTCATCTGCTGGATCTTCATATTCACCACTGTCAACACTATTAATATTTGCAGTTGGATCATCATGGTCAGATAACATTTCATTACTTGATTTTGTTTGATTCACATCAGCACTATCAATGCCATTGGATAGGGGCTCTGTGTTTGCACTTCCACTCCAAAGGAGCTTCAAACTGTCATAGTGTTCATACACTAATCTGCCACAGCCACTACGCGTGCCACTAATTACTGCTTTAGAAAATCCCTGCcgtaaatcttttattttttctaacacTCTTTGGTAGCCTCTTGctatcatttttttcatttccctAACATTTTCTTGGGAGAGCTCAGTGGAAGTATCCTCCACTGGCCCAAACACTTCTTCTTCATTTTGATATAATTTTGCCAACTCAGTTCGAATGACTTTGTATTGCATTGGTTTGTCTGCAtcaaaatcaatgttctcaaaCTCACACTTTGCTTTATAATCTAATAGACAGTTAATGAGGTTAAAAACCATTTCATCATTGAATCTAAAACACTTTTTCTTGGTTGGAACATCTGTTGGCTTCTTAACAAGTGCACGTTTAGCagccatgtttgtttttttctttctattgaAATATGCTGATAGTGCAAATATTTCCTCGTTTGTCCCGGGACGGTgtgtttatatggaaaaaaaCGTCCCGCCTAAGCCGGGATCCCGCTTAGCTCAAGCGGGATCCCGCTCAGCCGGGACGGGACGAAATTGTCCTGGGACAAAAATTTCCCATATAAACGCAAAGTGATTTTAAGTATAATTATTAATGAGAGCGGGATCCCGGCAAACGTCCCGTCCCGGCAATCGTCCCGTCCCGCctctcatataaacagccccttaAACTGCATCGGTAAGTATGAAACAAAAAcctaataatttaattttattatttttaagcatATTTGCTGATGCAGGGAATTATAATGCTGACAATTTTCGAGATAATCGATCACGTGGCAAAAATCATCACCGCAGTAGCGCAAAGAGTGGTTATTTTGGAAACAATGAGAGAGACACGGAGGTGAGTAACAAGAAAATGACAGCGTTAAGGGGACGCTCTCTGCATGCTACAATTTCGGAGATTTTGTTTCTCTATAATTACAATACCCATTCCACTCGACTGTCAAATTGATCTTGTGCACGGAATGGTAGTGCTTGGATTATGTACTGCGGGAtaatccgtggatttttctcAAATGACTAGTTCTGTACCAAAATCTGCAATTTGGTGAAAATGACGTTCAAATTACATTATTAgacgataaggcccgtggaaaaatccataatGAAAAGTATAGGTTATTTTAGGAGTTTTATTACCTTATGCTAGAGATGCGTGAAATATGCACAAATATTCAAATCCTCGTAGAGATTTTCCACTGgccaataattattttttttaatttagagcACACAATACAACAAATATGGTACGTAGGTTTGTAATACTGACTAATATAAACATTGTTTTGTtcgatttttgaatttttttattgtttttgttgttttgcagACACTTCGGTGAAAGAtttagttaaaaatataaatgaaagATACGGATCAAAGGTATGTACGCGATAAATTACGTTCCCCTTATTGTTTAAATTGTGTATATGTTTTTGTATTCGTTTTGTTTCTATACTTATCATCCGTGTTTATCTTATTCTTAGCCGATTGAAAATCTGGTAATTTCTGCCTGGCTTGaccttttaaaataatttgccaTATCTTAATAACAAGAAGTATATAAAACAAGGACTGCTTCGTGCCTAGGAGCTGGCTGaccgttgttgttttttagaatTCAGAGTGGAAAGAGGTTTCTAAAAGTTCGCATAAAGAGTCGAGTAAAAAGAGGTAAAGTTTGTGCAAATTGTACTATTTCCAACGTTTTAAAATATGGCGGCGAACTCTTTATTTACTGAAAGAAAATTTCGTGTTGGTTTCGTGTTTTTTGTCAAACAAactcgcgaaattaaatttggatcagaagtttctttttttttaattatttttattaacattttttatactaataaaatgcagaaaataatgaaaattaaaactaaaatattcgCGCAAActttaatttcgcgaatattCTTATTAGGCAAATATTACATATGAAAATAAGAAAGGATTACATACAGTATTAGATGTTAAGAAAAGTGGTGAAACTTTGTCATTAAAACGCTATCATATAGCAGATGtatcctgatttttttttctgcatgtttttagttgttttttttatttagcaaaCACAAAAGTAAAGAAGTTATTGACAGTTATGCAGAATGTTACCCAGGGTACGTTGAAActatttctttaaaacatcCTTTTCTTGTGATCGGTACCCAGGTtatgttaaaacattttttaaaaacaaaactttcttAAGATCGCTACCCAGGGTAagttgaaacattttttaaaaacaaaattttcttgtGATCGCTACCCAGGGTAtgttgaaacattttttaaaaacaaaatcttttttgcgATCGCTACCTAAAGCGTGCtgaaacagttttttaaatgattatgctattaaaaattaaaagtaatataATTGTCTTATTTAGTGCGATGGAAATGAATGATGCAGCTGGTGATAGTGACGATGACGCTGATTACTCAAAGATGGACATGGTAAGTTACGCTGTCAGTGTGGTAAAGCAAGTTAACGACAGGTTGACGACAGGTGTTTACGTAAAAACTTTAGACTTTCTTTGTGAGCCGAGGTTGAAAGATCAAACAAATCGTAATTATATAAATTGTTGTTGCAGATTCGTGCTTACATTTTTGACGCGGATTTCAGGGatccagttttttttaaaatttttgagaaaGCTGCAgtacatcaaagaaaattaattttcgggAAGCCTCTATTTACCCTGTATCTGCTAAACTATATTTTCTCCAGTGTTGCGTGCTTGACGTGTTTACAGATTTTTTTATCGTAATCAAATAAAATTCTAGTTTATTATTTGCGAGATTTTGTTTTcgtaaaatttaaagaaatcgtACCATGCGTTAAAGTTAGTTCCTTAATTTCCGTGAAAAAATTTTGCGGAAACCAATCAACAGTTTTTCCAATGTAGTTAACATTATTGCTTCTTGGCGTTTATTTTATGTTTCATTATATATTTCACATAAGTTCAAACGTTTTTTTTCTATCCCATAGAAAATTTTGTCTTTTTAGGGCAACAAAAAAGGTCCACTGAAAAGATGGGATTTTGAGAATGAAGAAGATTATAACAGTTATATGGAAAATAAAGAAGCAATGCCCAAGTAAGTCGTCTGAGACACTCATCAACCGTTCAGTTTGTCTTTGTTTGTTGTGTTGGTTTCAGTTGGTTGGTATTTTTCCCTTGGTTTGGTCTTTTTGACTTTTATTGGTCTGGCgtgggttttttttgtttagcgTGATTTGGACTTTTTGGTTTGGTTTATACTGTTTGGTTTAGCTTAGTTTTGGGATTTTCTGGGGTTTTTTTTCTCTGCTTTCGGGTTTATTTAAAATCTCTTGTGTTTTCATATTTAGAGCTGCTTTCCAATTTGGTATTAAAATGCAAGAAGGTCGAAAGACCAGGTCTCGTCCTGGTAAAATTACAGAGAAACAGAAGCTAGACAGAGAATGGCAACAAATCAGTAGCGTGAGTAGTCTGTCCAAAATATTAACTCACGAGCAAGTGCTGTAACTTGTTTGAATTTTATCAACGTCTTATTACGCGGTTCTAGAATGCATTATTTTTGACcctaaagatataaaaaaaattaaaattctcttCATTCTGTTTTAACATGCGATGTGAAAAACTAAAGAGCTTAAAAAGTGTCCTATGCCAATCCTAAACAAAGAAATACATTTTTCTTTTGGGTTGGGACTTGGAAATTATAAAAAAGCTATAAAAACTTTGCCACGAAATTATAGTTTCATTCTCTTATAATTTTCTTATATAGTTGATCGCCAAACGAAAGAGCGATGGTGGAAGGTATGTATGATTTACCGTATATATTTTAACGAGTTTCATAGCGCAAAATTGTTCTGTGGAGTTGCCGGAGTATTTCTTTACCTAACAGTAACAGAAtgatatttattaaatatttttcagtGGCTATGGCGGCAAAAAGTCGAAAGGATATTAAATCTGTTGTTACCGATGACAAGCAGCGTAATATTTTGAAGAACTCCAATATCTTCACGCCGTGTGAAACTGTATGCTAATAGGATAATTGTAAAATAGTTGAGAAATATAAACgaacttttcaaataaaagttCTTGTTGTTTGAATGGTTTTTGGCGGAGTATCGTTAGAGAATAAGAATCGAGTCAACAAATATATGAGCATGTGAAGGTCTTGTTTAACATTGGGTAGATTAGTTTAAGtttctcatttttaatgagaaagcGGGCCTAGTATTGTATAGGttggctaaatattttttttaggagTCAATTTCGTTAAAATTGGTGTGCATCAGTGGACGACTACAATTAGCGTTTGTTTTCAAAATAGGACAATGCCTTATTTTAAGCTTCACAGaagtttctttttgtatatcagCCGTTAATGAAATACTCGTTTTTTCAACATTGGAATCCGAAAAATTTCAGCCTTTCAGTTTTACCCagtatgttttaatttttgaatcgCGTTGTCGAACGTTCGGGTGCGGTTAAAAATCCATTTGTCCGGAATGTACGTTTTAAAACGGCTTTTATAAAGTTTATGGTCGACATTTCAACAGATAACCACGGTTGTGGATCCTTTTCTTCAATCATTAAGAatgctattctttgtttgttgttttttttgtctgaagAATACTTGCGGTAATTTTGTCCAAAGTATTAGTCCGCTACCAACCCACGCTTAGTTACAAAATCTCGTGTATTTTCTCAAACCTAAACCCTGTTTCCTGATGACGTCTTTCTTGACCCAATTTGAAGCAAAAAGCTTTTATCAGTAGTTCTTTTACCAAATTTCGAAAATAAAATCAACGAAAAATTTTAGGACGAGTTTCAAGGATTAACATCCAAAAAAGTGCGTTACGGACTGTaacaatatataaaataaatcaaaaataaagaagCAAATGTATTCGATTAACCACAATCTCAGGACCTGTTGTCTTTTTGTGTATCGGTAAGCGGAGCACCGAAAAGAGACAAAATCTCCCATTTAATTATTAAAGAACAGTATTGATTGAGATTTTGTCAAGTTCTGCTGGTGTACTTAGAATTAGAAAATGGCAATTTTAAAGCGATACGAATCCTttgtaaaaagttatttttccgtAAGAAAAACGTGCTCAGTTTCTCCCCGTAAATATCTGGTCTCTTACTCTTCTGTGGGCATCGTCCCATTTTTTTATGATGCATTCTCGCGCTTTGCTTCTAACTACAATTGGTCCGCGGTCTTACCGGATCCCCCCTCCTCCTCCTCAAGCATCAATCTTTTACAGGCCCCAGGCGttttcataataataataaaaaaaacatagctacaataaaaatgtttaccatACTTCTAAAAGAGTGCaaaaatttcacaatttttatgaattttcatTCACCTATATATTTCGGAGCGTCCCTTCGTCGACGTCGCCCTGCTTTCTATATGCAGCACGGACTGACAGTTTTGATGTATATCCACTTTGCAGATTTATCATCAAAGGTTAATTATTTGCCTATCGTTATTGTATAAGTTAAGTGTTTATGTTATACataaaactaataaataaatcTCAAAAGTCGTTAGTCTTCCTCCACCATCTGTCATAGTTTTAAGACCTAATTAACCCCTAACTTTCACCTGGTGGTGACACATTTTTATTGATGTCTTCGAAATTAATTACAATCTGCTTCTGTTTGGGTGTGTGCtgtctaaaattaaaattgaagaaTGTATATTGTAAATATCATATAAGGTGAAACATAACTGCAACTCCCAAATTTTTTAAGGTTTAGAGCAACGCCCTATCCGCGAATATCAACCCATTCCAAATATTTTCGAGAACCACATATTCCACATATTTCAACATATTTTAGCGAATCAAAGATATATAAGTATAATCTCTAAAACAAAGCAGATTTATCTTAAAATAAAATCAAGGAAGAGAAATTACTTTTTTTCATACCACAAATTCACCGTAAAAATAACAAGGGTGATGATTTGAGTGTGACACCTGCTATCATATTCATTTACTAagatttatatcttttttttacagaaaaaggaaaaattaaaaaaatctttgggaaagactttttttggaaaatttttttggaaattcttAACAAAGAGTAAACTTCGCGAAATGGCAAAACTTCACGAAAATTGTGAAAAGTAATCCACTTAAAATGCGTTCAAGATGCAGAAGACTGTGCGTGCGCTAAATGACAAATAAATGTTCACTATATAAAGTCTGGGGTTGTTGacactatataaataaaaactgcAAACTAAAAATACCTGTGTTTAATTCCTGCTAAATCCAACATTCGAAATGATGCTTTCGTTTTCATTCTATCAGCATATTTATTGGAGTAGTAAACAACTTCTTTTATCCCGGATTGAATGATAACTTTGGCGCATTCGTTGCAAGGGAACAAAGCCACGTAAATTGTACATCCTTTAATTTCAGAGCTATTCTTGTTTAGCACAGCATTAAGCTCAGCATGgcaaactaaaattaaaattttaagaatataaaaataaattataacttACCTATTTTTTCTCTAAACCAATAAGCAAATCCAAAGTTTTAGagcaataaacaaaaatataggGGGGCGGGGGAGGGTTAAAGGTCtttcgattttttttgttactcgatAAATTTCAACCCAAGGTTGTATTTTAGGCCGTTTATAATTGAAAGTTCTTCCACTGTCATTTAAGTTGATCAATTTTCACAAAGACTTTATTTTTTCGAGATCCGAAGACGCATTATGTGAagattaatttttacaattttaatatgtttttagaCTATTGAGATAAGACAACATTTCCAACTAGGATGTCCCATTTGTAAACATGACTGCACTTTTATTCGGGGTAGAGCAGATTCATTGAAATGTTGCAAAAAACAAATGTGTATCTTATTTTTCCCCATCATTAACACCCGTTAAAGCTGTATTGGCAGCCATTTTTAAACAAGCTAAATTCTTACTTTCCTTGTGTATCTAACAAAAGTAACCTTTCAGATTCTCTATAAAAACAGCCGTCGCTTGGCTGTCTGGTATGCGAGAAAAAACCTGTGCTAATGCAATGAAACTTATCTGTGCATGTGTGTAGCTGGCAAGCTAGCTATAAGTTTTGGTAAATAATGCCACATAGATGAATTCCtctgtttacatttttagcagTAAGCTCTTTCAGCGCTACATGGAAGGACAgattttgtttaagtttggaatggcgccgtagattggtggttatagctctcgtactctgtgcgggagaccggagttcgattcctcttgacggcgattcaacatgggcgagtgaatgttaccatagcccctggttaacccaagccatgtgagggaaattggggagatggcacactgtgtgggccgttggatgttgccaggagttgtctagtagagcgcgggccctaattgggtctgcgtagctcaaaatgagcattaaatactccatctaagccatggcccctcctggaaataatagacagggtatatccctcgatatttgtgaggctagacatgtaaaatatgcacatctatctatctaatggcaacggacatggtggtttgcctCACaacattcagtaagagacagagtaggatgataacatatgagtcaggtggttgtcaGATAGATTACTTTCTGGTTAGGAAGTCGGACAATGATGTTAAAGCTATATGGGAAAGAGTGTGTTTCCAAGCAattaggttgctggtttgtaatcttatcttgaagagtgttaaagcagccaagggaaagtacaggccccgtcgtaaAGTCTGGGAGTtaaaggaagagattgtagcaagacaatttagtgcaaacgTTCAGCAGTTGGCCAACAATGGTAAATGTAATAGTAAAAATAtggaaagtacttggactactttgaagaattgtcttctagaagcttctgatgatgcctgtgggtggacgaaaaaACTAGCTAGAGATAGACAGACCTGGTCGTGGAATAATGATGTTGACCAGTGCATAAatgaaaagaggaaactttggaaagagtgtaAGTCAGGTGGCAGTaagaatatttacttagaagctaagaaGCATTGTGTACCAGTACaacagtgtataaggcaaaatcagaaccAGAGAGAAACAGATATGCAGATGTTTTAAAGAGGGAAGACCAGTTCAATGACATAAAGTGACGCCATAtgtcaagatagcaaagcaaatgaaaaagactaatcaagatgttgtaggtacGTAGCGATGGAGGTGTCTTGGCTAGCAGGGAGGGGGAAAAAATCAGCTTAGAAGagttattatcagaggttgctcaacactgagtttgattgggatgaggataatttgcctgatgatgatgatgttgtagaaacgccagctatgcagattaagatagaatgggtagtggaggctttTAGGAAAATGGATATTGACAAGGCTTCAGGAGTGTCAGGTGTTGTTgcagatggtaaaagcatctgaaTATACTactggagttgagcttattagcagttttgctaatcagattataaaggattgTTTTATTCCAAGTGACTGACTGGTATTtataggaaagagaaagaatctcattttgcctttgtagatttaggaaaagcttttgatagagtgtcaTGTatagttatttggtgggctatgagataATTAGGTGTAAATGAGTGGCGAGTTAAGATGGTACaatctatgtacagcaatgctagaagtcgtgtcaggattaacaattcacttagtgataaatttagtgtaaatgttggtgttcatcggggttctgtacttagtcctttgttatttgttttagtCTTAGTAGCACTGCTGATTAAGCTTAGAAAAGGTTGTCAATGGGAGTTATTgaatgcagatgatttggttctcatagtatagtcgatggaagaattattcGAAAAGTGGAAAAAAGGACAAGGAGAGAAAGGGTTAAGGGTGCAGTCATGATTAATAGCATTGAAGATAAGTATGGCCATGTATtgggaaagtggccttgtggagtttgcaggaaaggggttggcagtaactcaattttttgtcagacttgcaatcattgggtacataagaagtgcagtagtattggtggaaggttaagagctgacatttagtttgtatgcaagcgttgcaaaggtgagattatagaagaatgatgtacaacagtggctcgttagagatagttgagatcttctgttacttaggtgatatgtttgGCAGTGAagtgtgttggaagaagtgttacatGTTGGGTAgcttctgcttggaaaaagttcagagatttacttcctttgttgactagctgAGTTCAATTGAGgtaaaggtaggttgtatgaggcctgtgtaagaagtgttatgttgtacggtagtgagacatgtgcagtgaagcaggaagatcttgaccgtttagaaaggaatgatatgagaatggttaagTGGATGTGTAACTCCAGTctaagagacagaaagagttcagatgagctaagaagcaggctaagtatccgtagaattaaggatgttatccagataagaagattgaattggttggggcacttggaaagaatggaggaggataattgggtaagaaagtgtagagacttgacaGTTCctgggcaaagcccagaggcagaccaagaaagacctGACAGGAGGTTATaaagacagacttgatacagaggaagttgactTTAgaactaac is drawn from Hydractinia symbiolongicarpus strain clone_291-10 chromosome 8, HSymV2.1, whole genome shotgun sequence and contains these coding sequences:
- the LOC130655062 gene encoding protein Red-like, encoding MPTGSETFSNPVAPASSKPNEPDEDEQRLTNADFRSLLMTPRAQPKVPPPSKQRPGALKDFSEADDASAKRRKKKLYYAKLRQQEEERQKELASKYRDRATERREGKNSDYQYNDAPDLGKTAEYRAVAPTADQVNSAAERRRLAIQESKFLGGDMEHTHLVKGLDFALLQKVRSEIASIESEETVEESTTKSDKKEENKPDVEFVSVLGRKIHKAAMVQKPPLRNDLFLPGRMAYVFNLDDEYDESDIPTTTIRSKADCPLIENQTTLTTNDIVINKLTQILSYLRQGVRASKKLKKREKELIRAGKDPRMEESIFADAGNYNADNFRDNRSRGKNHHRSSAKSGYFGNNERDTESTQYNKYDTSVKDLVKNINERYGSKNSEWKEVSKSSHKESSKKSKHKSKEVIDSYAECYPGAMEMNDAAGDSDDDADYSKMDMGNKKGPLKRWDFENEEDYNSYMENKEAMPKAAFQFGIKMQEGRKTRSRPGKITEKQKLDREWQQISSLIAKRKSDGGSGYGGKKSKGY
- the LOC130655070 gene encoding putative nuclease HARBI1, giving the protein MARQNENKTKLQANKQIFLTSSTLLLQLNTLLMILALQYTHYRTLLTTSLLSGSKRNCWIKKQKALKEQRKNRIPRSTWFKQGRVEQWWLNMFFDVLPEEDWKKNFRMTKAMFTDLVDQIRIWITPDNTSPNYRALSAEKKVAVTLYYLKDTGSLSMTANTFGLHISTVSKVIRDVCNCITYKLGPKYIALPKTKEEMLEKVGEFEAKFGMTQAFGCIDGTHVQILRPSEHSQDYFSYKMYFSLNVQAVCDFRGYFMDCDCRWPGSVHDAKVFANSNIAAKLKDEEIPITYEDILPGRAKVPNYLIGDPAYPLTPYCMKEYHSCSTNAQV
- the LOC130655073 gene encoding deoxycytidylate deaminase-like, which gives rise to MSGANKTVSEVQNLNLSEKRVGYLEWEDYFMAIAFLSAQRSKDPVTQVGACIVNSDKKIVGIGYNGMPTGCSDDILPWGRDGETLCDTKRAYVCHAELNAVLNKNSSEIKGCTIYVALFPCNECAKVIIQSGIKEVVYYSNKYADRMKTKASFRMLDLAGIKHRQHTPKQKQIVINFEDINKNVSPPGES